From a single Vitis vinifera cultivar Pinot Noir 40024 chromosome 18, ASM3070453v1 genomic region:
- the LOC100253057 gene encoding protein NLP4: MEDGAPPPETALGTVPDSSMDLDFMDELFLGGCWLETTDGSEFLLQSPSNSGSVFDPSSLWPTFGSNNVDLSANLSANNIQEETQRSNFPGNAVESTDKTQSLSQSMTNVAGYPVQSENYLMDDFDLSRRWWIRPKSSPGPSSTVMERLIRALSYIRGSTKNKDALIQIWVPVNRGGRRVLTTNDQPFSLDPSCPRLARYRDISVSYQFSAEEDSNELAGLPGRVFLGKVPEWTPDVRFFRSEEYPRVDYAQHFDVRGTLALPVFEQGSQTCLGVIEVVMTTQKSNYRPELESVCKALEAVDLRSSEVLSTRNVKACNKFYQAALPEILEVLTSACGTHGLPLAQTWVPCIQQGKWGSRHTDGNYIHCVSTVDSACCVADPRTQGFHEACSEHHLLKGQGIAGRAFTTNEPCFSADITSFSKTQYPLSHHARMFGLCAAVAIRLRSIHVPVSDFVLEFFLPVDCRDPEEQKGMLCSLSIIIQKVCRSLRVVTDKELEGETPSLVSELTVLSDGSPGREETQKVQHTPTEKISQEQSSWMASLKEAQQSIDITPPSQKEKVRERLSEKSLEFRQHQQDSSQQGSFDCRDDSTFGKSSLSSVGKTGERRRSKAEQTITLQVLQQYFAGSLKDAAKSIGVCPTTLKRICRQHGIKRWPSRKIKKVGHSLHKIQLVIDSVKGASGAFQIGNFYSKFPELASPELSGTHPYSTSKLFDHQNPLSVQPEGDNSSTGVAASKSLSSSCSPSSSSSQCCSTGTQEHPSTCSVTGSDPMVGENSAEGMLKRVRSEVELPISSQEELKLLPRSQSHKSLPECPNLESHPAIPQSGSLASQEGDAWRVKVTYGDEKIRFRMQSNWGLKDLRQEIGRRFNIDDSSGFHLKYLDDDLEWVLLTCEADFEECKDICGSSQNHVIRLAIHQISHHLGSSLGSTCP; this comes from the exons ATGGAAGATGGAGCACCCCCACCAGAAACTGCTTTGGGCACTGTTCCTGATTCCTCCATGGATTTGGATTTCATGGACGAGTTGTTTTTAGGAGGATGCTGGTTAGAGACAACTGATGGATCTGAGTTCTTGCTACAGAGTCCATCTAATTCTGGTTCTGTCTTTGATCCTTCATCTTTATGGCCTACTTTTGGATCAAATAATGTCGATTTGAGTGCAAATCTATCTGCAAATAACATCCAGGAAGAGACGCAAAGATCAAACTTCCCTGGGAACGCCGTAGAAAGCACTGATAAAACTCAGTCTCTTAGTCAGAGTATGACAAATGTTGCAGGGTATCCAGTTCAATCAGAAAACTATTTAATGGATGATTTTGATCTTAGTAGAAGGTGGTGGATTCGACCCAAGTCAAGTCCGGGTCCTTCATCTACTGTAATGGAGAGATTAATTCGAGCACTTAGTTACATACGAGGttccacaaaaaataaagacGCACTTATTCAAATATGGGTGCCAGTAAATAGGGGTGGCCGAAGAGTTCTTACAACTAATGACCAACCTTTCTCGCTCGATCCCAGCTGCCCGAGGCTTGCAAGGTATAGAGACATTTCTGTGAGCTATCAGTTCTCAGCTGAGGAGGATTCCAATGAATTGGCTGGACTGCCTGGGCGAGTTTTTTTGGGCAAGGTTCCTGAGTGGACTCCTGATGTTCGCTTCTTTAGAAGTGAGGAGTACCCTAGAGTCGACTATGCTCAACATTTTGATGTCCGTGGAACTCTCGCACTTCCAGTTTTTGAACAAGGCAGCCAGACATGCTTGGGTGTTATTGAGGTTGTGATGACCACTCAAAAGAGTAACTATCGTCCTGAGCTGGAAAGCGTCTGCAAAGCACTTGAG GCTGTTGATCTGCGGAGTTCTGAAGTTCTGAGCACAAGGAATGTAAAG GCATGCAACAAGTTCTACCAAGCCGCATTACCCGAGATTCTAGAGGTCTTGACATCCGCCTGTGGAACACATGGACTGCCTTTGGCTCAAACTTGGGTCCCATGCATCCAACAAGGTAAATGGGGCTCCCGGCACACTGATGGGAACTACATCCACTGTGTTTCCACTGTGGATTCTGCTTGTTGTGTAGCTGATCCCCGTACCCAGGGTTTTCATGAGGCTTGCTCTGAGCACCACCTACTGAAAGGTCAAGGCATTGCTGGAAGAGCATTCACAACTAATGAACCGTGCTTCTCAGCTGACATAACCTCCTTTAGCAAGACTCAATATCCCCTCTCTCATCATGCGAGGATGTTTGGACTGTGTGCTGCTGTTGCAATACGCCTGCGGAGTATTCACGTTCCTGTGTCTGACTTTGTCTTGGAGTTCTTTTTGCCTGTAGATTGCAGGGATCCTGAAGAACAAAAGGGGATGCTTTGTTCATTGTCCATCATCATACAGAAGGTTTGCCGGAGCCTACGGGTTGTCACAGACAAGGAGCTGGAGGGGGAAACTCCTTCCCTGGTTAGTGAATTGACAGTCCTCTCAGATGGAAGTCCCGGCAGGGAAGAAACACAGAAGGTGCAACATACACCCACCGAAAAAATTTCCCAAGAACAGTCATCCTGGATGGCCTCTCTCAAGGAGGCCCAACAGAGTATTGATATTACCCCGCCATCCCAAAAGGAAAAAGTGAGGGAAAGGTTAAGTGAAAAATCCTTGGAGTTTAGACAGCATCAACAAGATTCAAGCCAACAAGGAAGTTTTGACTGTAGAGATGATTCTACTTTTGGTAAGAGTAGCTTATCTAGTGTGGGTAAAACAGGAGAAAGAAGACGTAGCAAGGCAGAACAAACCATCACACTGCAAGTTCTTCAGCAATATTTCGCCGGGAGCCTAAAAGATGCTGCAAAGAGCATTGGAG TTTGTCCCACAACCTTGAAAAGGATATGCAGGCAACATGGGATCAAACGTTGGCCTTCTCGGAAAATTAAGAAGGTTGGTCACTCCTTACATAAAATACAACTTGTGATCGACTCAGTCAAAGGTGCATCTGGTGCTTTTCAAATCGGTAACTTCTATTCAAAATTCCCAGAACTGGCCTCGCCAGAGTTATCAGGAACCCACCCATATTCAACTTCaaagctttttgatcaccaaaatcCATTAAGCGTTCAACCTGAGGGAGACAATTCCAGCACTGGAGTTGCTGCATCAAAATCTCTTTCATCTTCATGCAGCCCGAGTTCCAGTTCAAGTCAGTGCTGTTCCACTGGGACTCAGGAACATCCTTCCACATGTAGTGTCACTGGCAGTGATCCTATGGTCGGGGAAAACTCCGCAGAAGGTATGCTAAAGAGGGTCAGAAGCGAGGTGGAACTGCCCATCTCAAGTCAAGAAGAGCTAAAGCTCCTACCAAGATCCCAGAGCCATAAATCTCTCCCCGAGTGCCCTAATCTGGAGAGTCATCCAGCCATACCACAAAGTGGTAGCCTGGCATCTCAAGAAGGGGATGCCTGGAGAGTGAAGGTCACGTATGGGGATGAGAAGATCCGTTTCCGGATGCAAAGTAACTGGGGATTAAAAGACCTGCGGCAAGAAATTGGGAGGCGATTCAATATAGATGACAGCAGTGGATTCCATCTCAAGTATTTGGATGATGACTTAGAGTGGGTGTTGTTAACATGTGAGGCCGATTTTGAGGAGTGTAAGGACATATGCGGATCGTCTCAGAACCACGTGATAAGGCTCGCCATCCATCAAATTTCTCATCATCTGGGAAGTTCTTTAGGTAGTACTTGCCCTTAG